A genomic segment from Nicotiana tabacum cultivar K326 chromosome 7, ASM71507v2, whole genome shotgun sequence encodes:
- the LOC107804033 gene encoding F-box protein PP2-B15: MVVAEKHIHDLPEDCICTIISLTSPPDVVKLSLVSSTCRSATESDYVWNVFLPCDWQDIARKSVTLLKYTTKKELFLCLCNSILIHGGNKSFALDKSTGKKSYVISAKELSILYGDEPDHWNWKTIPESRFAEVVELKTICRLEIQGKMKTGELSPNTTYGAYLLMKISDKSFGLDSIPTEISVKVGDQEFVNTAYLRNPRSKKVQMESLFYRNRMETLKARVNKGEEKLPREREDGWLEIELGEFFNGGNGDEDIIMRLMEVKGYHVKGGLVVEGIELRPKH, from the exons ATGGTAGTAGCAGAGAAGCACATACATGATCTGCCAGAAGACTGCATTTGTACCATAATATCTCTCACTTCTCCTCCGGACGTAGTAAAACTATCGCTGGTTTCATCAACTTGCCGGTCAGCGACAGAATCGGACTATGTTTGGAATGTTTTCCTGCCTTGTGATTGGCAAGATATTGCAAGAAAATCAGTCACCCTTTTGAAGTATACTACAAAAAAGGAGCTTTTTCTCTGTCTCTGCAATTCCATTCTAATACACGGTGGCAACAAG AGCTTTGCTTTAGATAAATCAACTGGGAAAAAGTCGTATGTAATTTCTGCAAAAGAGCTTTCTATTTTATACGGAGATGAACCAGATCATTGGAACTGGAAAACTATACCAGAATCAAG GTTTGCAGAAGTAGTTGAACTGAAAACAATATGCAGACTAGAAATACAGGGGAAGATGAAAACAGGGGAGCTATCTCCAAACACAACATACGGAGCTTATTTACTAATGAAGATTTCAGATAAATCATTCGGGTTGGATTCTATTCCAACAGAGATTAGTGTTAAAGTGGGAGATCAAGAATTCGTCAACACAGCGTATCTACGCAACCCAAGGAGCAAGAAAGTGCAAATGGAGTCTTTGTTTTACAGGAACAGAATGGAGACATTGAAAGCAAGAGTaaacaaaggggaagaaaaactGCCTCGTGAAAGGGAGGATGGGTGGTTGGAAATTGAGCTTGGAGAGTTCTTCAATGGAGGAAATGGTGACGAAGATATCATAATGAGGTTGATGGAGGTGAAGGGTTATCATGTCAAAGGTGGGCTTGTCGTTGAAGGCATTGAATTAAGACCTAAACACTAG